In Desulfovibrio legallii, one genomic interval encodes:
- a CDS encoding M23 family metallopeptidase — protein MLFGKYHIVIFKEGRSGSRNLRLRGWLGFAAAALALSLVAANVWLLRAWLESRHLADDLQNAQSLLEGQRRQMVHLAGRITGVSRDLERVQRFDSKLRIMMNMEKDPQDAGGGMDRPGDFSRLYLPLHRQELAARKMQDFLDRLSESTRLEEVRQQDLLLALRENREALSSMPTIWPVVGFVSSSFGWRSSPFGGRGQFHKGLDITNRVGTPVVAPAQGAVTFSGHDGAYGISVEINHGGGITTKYGHLQRSAVQPGQWIKRGSVLGYVGNTGRTTGPHLHYEVRLNGVPVNPMRYILE, from the coding sequence ATGCTTTTTGGCAAATACCACATTGTCATTTTTAAGGAAGGCCGCAGCGGCAGCCGCAACCTGCGTTTACGCGGCTGGCTTGGCTTTGCCGCCGCCGCTCTGGCGCTGAGCCTTGTAGCCGCCAACGTCTGGCTGCTGCGGGCCTGGCTTGAGTCGCGCCACCTGGCCGACGACCTGCAGAACGCTCAGAGCCTTCTGGAAGGCCAACGCCGCCAGATGGTCCACCTGGCCGGGCGCATCACGGGCGTAAGCCGCGACCTGGAGCGGGTGCAGCGCTTTGACAGCAAGCTGCGCATCATGATGAATATGGAAAAAGACCCGCAAGACGCCGGCGGCGGCATGGACCGGCCAGGGGATTTTTCCCGCCTGTATCTGCCCCTGCACCGGCAGGAGCTGGCGGCCCGCAAAATGCAGGATTTTCTTGACCGCCTTTCCGAATCCACCCGCCTGGAAGAAGTGCGCCAGCAGGACTTGCTCCTGGCCTTGCGCGAAAACCGCGAGGCCCTTTCCTCCATGCCCACCATCTGGCCCGTGGTGGGCTTTGTATCCTCCAGTTTCGGCTGGCGCTCCTCGCCTTTCGGCGGCCGGGGGCAGTTCCACAAAGGGCTGGACATCACCAACCGCGTGGGCACGCCCGTGGTAGCCCCGGCCCAGGGCGCGGTAACCTTCAGCGGGCACGACGGCGCCTACGGCATCAGCGTGGAGATCAACCACGGCGGCGGCATCACCACCAAGTACGGCCATTTGCAGCGCAGCGCCGTACAGCCCGGCCAATGGATCAAACGCGGCTCGGTCCTCGGCTATGTGGGCAACACAGGCCGCACCACCGGCCCCCACCTGCACTACGAGGTGCGCCTCAACGGGGTGCCCGTCAACCCCATGCGCTACATCCTGGAATAA